A part of Marinobacter psychrophilus genomic DNA contains:
- the pilQ gene encoding type IV pilus secretin PilQ, giving the protein MNNSNMNAQKCLKPRLAMFKKLNVIVCAVTIGLLSSLANAATLQDVSFSSLPGDRLEVTLQFDGPPPEPTGYTIERPARIAVDLKDTTSALGARSLPLGSGNAQSMTVVETNDRTRLIFNLIELVPYTTQRNNNALVMIIGGDSADVASGVSGSDGASPVASAADAAAALVDVDFRRGAQGEGRVVVRLASATTQVDLSELGGKIRLTMPDLTVPERLRRRLDVTDFATPVQRIDTFIEGGGAVIEIRPEGDYDYIAYQSGNEFTVSVERLSEEEAVTRREEKFPYSGDKLSLNFQDIEVRSVLQLIADFTGLNLVASDTVGGSITLRLQNVPWDQALDLILKTKGLDKRQIGNVLLVAPADEIAARERLELETTKQIAELAPVRLDIIQVNYAKAAEVVALVQADQELISSRGFISSDDRTNTISVRETIEKLDEIRRLVSTWDVPVRQVSIEARIVRAQTNVAESLGVSWGGAAYSVSGNNVISVGGSQSAVEEARSAANGGSGEITFPGALAVDLGVSGNGASSFAIGFGSNDFLVDLELSALESDGKAEIVSQPRVVTADRQTASIKSGQEIPYQEASSSGATSTSFKEAVLSLEVTPQITPDDKIIMDLEVTQDSRGEDTPSGPAINTNSVTTQVLVANGETIVLGGIFESTNTETTTKTPFLGDIPYLGRLFKRTQTTELRSELLIFITPKIIKNDLVR; this is encoded by the coding sequence ATGAATAACAGCAACATGAACGCACAAAAATGCTTGAAGCCGAGGCTAGCGATGTTCAAAAAACTCAACGTAATTGTCTGCGCGGTAACCATTGGGTTGCTGTCCAGCCTTGCTAACGCTGCCACTTTGCAGGATGTGTCGTTTTCTTCTTTACCCGGGGATCGGCTGGAAGTGACTTTGCAGTTTGACGGCCCACCGCCTGAACCTACGGGTTACACCATTGAGCGCCCCGCTCGTATTGCGGTAGACCTGAAAGACACCACCAGTGCCCTTGGTGCCCGCAGCTTGCCGTTGGGCAGCGGGAATGCGCAAAGCATGACCGTTGTTGAAACTAACGACCGTACCCGCCTTATTTTCAACCTGATTGAGCTGGTTCCTTACACCACTCAGCGCAATAATAACGCGTTGGTGATGATTATTGGCGGCGATTCCGCAGATGTAGCCAGTGGCGTTTCGGGATCTGACGGTGCCAGCCCGGTTGCTTCGGCAGCGGACGCGGCGGCGGCGTTGGTAGACGTCGATTTTCGTCGCGGTGCACAAGGCGAAGGCCGTGTGGTTGTGCGGCTGGCCAGTGCGACGACTCAAGTTGACCTGAGCGAACTGGGCGGAAAAATCAGACTGACCATGCCGGACCTAACTGTGCCCGAGCGTCTGCGTCGCCGTTTAGACGTGACAGATTTTGCCACGCCGGTACAACGGATCGACACCTTTATTGAGGGTGGCGGTGCGGTTATAGAAATTCGTCCGGAAGGCGACTATGACTACATTGCGTACCAGTCCGGCAACGAATTTACTGTGAGTGTTGAACGGCTCAGCGAGGAAGAAGCAGTAACCCGCCGTGAAGAGAAGTTCCCATATTCCGGCGACAAGCTTTCGCTAAACTTTCAGGACATTGAAGTTCGCTCGGTGCTACAGCTAATCGCTGACTTTACCGGTTTGAATCTGGTGGCCAGCGATACCGTTGGTGGAAGCATCACGTTGCGCTTGCAGAATGTGCCTTGGGATCAGGCGCTGGATCTCATTTTGAAAACCAAAGGCCTGGATAAGCGCCAGATTGGCAATGTATTATTGGTAGCGCCCGCCGATGAAATCGCTGCTCGTGAACGGCTGGAACTGGAAACAACCAAGCAGATCGCTGAACTTGCCCCAGTGCGTTTGGATATCATTCAGGTCAATTACGCAAAAGCGGCCGAAGTAGTAGCGTTGGTGCAGGCCGACCAAGAGCTGATTTCAAGCCGCGGTTTCATTTCCTCAGACGACCGAACCAACACCATCAGTGTTCGTGAAACCATTGAAAAACTGGACGAGATCCGTCGCCTTGTGTCCACCTGGGACGTACCCGTTCGTCAGGTTTCCATTGAAGCCCGGATTGTGCGCGCGCAAACCAACGTGGCCGAGAGCCTGGGTGTGAGTTGGGGCGGAGCAGCTTACAGCGTGAGTGGCAACAACGTAATTTCCGTAGGTGGCTCACAATCTGCAGTTGAAGAGGCACGCAGCGCTGCGAACGGCGGATCTGGAGAGATTACTTTCCCTGGGGCGTTAGCGGTAGATCTGGGCGTTAGCGGCAACGGGGCCTCTTCTTTTGCGATTGGTTTTGGCAGCAATGACTTCCTGGTAGACCTTGAACTGTCTGCGTTGGAAAGCGATGGCAAAGCGGAAATTGTGTCCCAGCCCAGAGTGGTTACAGCGGACCGCCAGACAGCGTCGATCAAATCGGGTCAGGAAATTCCGTATCAGGAAGCCAGCAGCAGCGGCGCCACCAGCACTTCCTTTAAAGAAGCGGTGTTGTCATTGGAGGTAACGCCGCAGATTACACCGGATGACAAAATCATCATGGACCTTGAGGTGACTCAGGACTCCCGTGGCGAAGACACCCCCAGCGGCCCGGCCATCAATACCAACTCGGTGACAACTCAGGTATTGGTCGCCAACGGTGAAACCATCGTTTTGGGCGGTATTTTCGAATCGACCAACACCGAAACCACCACTAAGACACCGTTCTTGGGCGATATTCCCTACCTGGGCAGGTTGTTCAAGCGCACTCAGACTACCGAGCTGCGTAGCGAACTGCTGATTTTTATCACCCCGAAAATCATCAAAAACGACCTCGTCCGTTAA
- the aroK gene encoding shikimate kinase AroK: protein MLLPKRVILVGPMGAGKSTIGRMLARELDYRFLDTDRIIEERCGANIPWIFDVEGEDGFRQRETAMLSELSTEAGIILATGGGAVVRDVNHELLRRNSVIVYLRTSVEHQVERTRKDRNRPLLQTADPEAVLRHLFAIRDPIYAELATITMYTDRKSPRLVVRQLVNLLNPKTPRHIRQIRKEGRHHA, encoded by the coding sequence ATGTTGTTGCCCAAGCGAGTTATTCTGGTGGGTCCCATGGGGGCCGGTAAAAGTACCATCGGCCGTATGCTAGCGCGTGAGCTGGACTACCGCTTTTTGGATACCGACCGAATTATTGAAGAGCGCTGCGGTGCCAACATTCCCTGGATTTTCGATGTAGAGGGAGAAGACGGATTCCGCCAGCGCGAAACCGCCATGCTGAGCGAGCTTTCCACCGAGGCCGGTATCATTCTGGCGACTGGTGGAGGCGCGGTTGTGCGCGACGTGAATCATGAACTACTGCGTCGTAATTCGGTGATTGTTTACTTGCGCACATCGGTTGAACACCAGGTAGAACGAACCCGTAAAGACCGAAATCGTCCGCTGTTGCAGACAGCGGATCCGGAAGCAGTGCTGCGCCACCTATTCGCGATTCGTGATCCTATTTACGCCGAGCTGGCAACTATCACTATGTACACAGATCGCAAAAGCCCGCGATTGGTGGTGCGCCAACTGGTTAATCTGCTAAACCCAAAAACACCCCGTCACATACGCCAGATTCGAAAGGAAGGTCGTCATCATGCCTGA
- the pilO gene encoding type IV pilus inner membrane component PilO — translation MSLADSLKSLNEFDINDLDMNNAGIWPAPVKAIVLLLVFGLIMGGGYWFFIKDQFAQLDRVESTELELRKNYESKAFQVANLSVFKAQMVEMEETFGALVRQLPSETEVPGLLEDITNTALGSGLALQEVKLQPEQKRDFYSELPINIRVSGSYHELATFVSSVASLPRIVTLHDLTIKPIGADSDQLDMQVVARTYRYRAGE, via the coding sequence ATGAGCCTTGCGGACTCGCTGAAAAGCCTGAACGAATTCGATATCAATGATCTGGACATGAACAATGCTGGTATCTGGCCAGCACCGGTCAAAGCCATTGTGCTACTGCTGGTGTTTGGTCTGATTATGGGTGGCGGCTACTGGTTCTTTATAAAAGACCAGTTTGCGCAACTGGACAGGGTGGAAAGTACAGAGCTGGAATTGCGCAAGAATTATGAGAGCAAGGCTTTCCAAGTGGCTAACCTTAGCGTGTTCAAAGCGCAGATGGTAGAAATGGAAGAAACCTTTGGTGCGTTGGTGCGTCAGTTGCCAAGTGAAACCGAAGTGCCAGGCCTTTTGGAAGACATTACCAATACCGCGCTGGGTAGTGGTCTGGCTCTGCAGGAAGTGAAACTGCAGCCGGAGCAGAAGCGGGACTTCTACTCCGAACTGCCTATTAATATTCGAGTGTCGGGTTCTTACCATGAGCTAGCTACGTTTGTTAGCAGCGTGGCGAGCTTGCCGCGTATCGTGACTCTGCATGATTTGACGATTAAACCCATCGGAGCGGACAGCGATCAGCTGGATATGCAGGTTGTTGCCCGTACCTATCGCTATCGGGCCGGAGAATGA
- the aroB gene encoding 3-dehydroquinate synthase encodes MPELLRKLLVDLGERSYPILIGEQLLGQYDLTSYVGGCQVMIVSNDTVAPLYLEQAKACFAGKQVDSVILPDGEKHKDWQTLNLIFDALLQHRHNRTTTLVALGGGVVGDMTGFAAASYQRGVAFIQIPTTLLSQVDSSVGGKTGINHPLGKNMIGAFHQPQAVLIDIGTLVTLPDREVCAGMAEVIKYGLIRDLPFLHWLDQNLGSLLEKNPLQVAEAIYRSCVCKAEVVAIDEREGGLRAILNLGHTFGHAIETFAGYGNWLHGEAVGTGMLMAADLSAREGLISAAEYQQIYSLISRAGLPPLAPAAMRPNDFIELMAVDKKNVDGQLRLVLLQAVGEAVVTAKTARKNLEATLNAFCQR; translated from the coding sequence ATGCCTGAATTACTCCGTAAACTTTTGGTAGACCTTGGCGAACGAAGCTATCCAATATTGATTGGCGAGCAGCTGTTGGGGCAATATGATTTGACGTCTTATGTCGGCGGTTGTCAGGTGATGATTGTGTCTAACGACACCGTGGCCCCGCTCTATCTGGAGCAGGCAAAAGCCTGTTTTGCAGGCAAACAGGTGGATTCGGTGATTTTGCCAGATGGCGAAAAACACAAAGACTGGCAAACCCTGAATCTGATTTTTGATGCACTGCTGCAGCATAGGCACAATCGCACGACGACTCTGGTAGCTCTGGGCGGCGGCGTCGTAGGGGACATGACTGGATTTGCGGCGGCGAGTTACCAGCGCGGCGTAGCGTTCATCCAGATTCCAACAACGCTGCTGTCGCAGGTGGATTCCTCTGTTGGTGGCAAAACCGGGATCAATCACCCCTTGGGTAAAAATATGATCGGGGCTTTCCATCAGCCCCAAGCCGTGCTGATTGATATAGGTACCCTGGTGACGCTGCCAGACCGGGAAGTCTGTGCCGGGATGGCGGAAGTCATCAAGTACGGTCTGATTCGCGATCTGCCTTTTCTGCACTGGCTGGATCAGAATCTTGGATCTTTGCTTGAAAAGAATCCGCTGCAGGTCGCAGAGGCCATCTACCGTTCTTGCGTCTGCAAAGCGGAAGTGGTGGCTATTGATGAACGCGAAGGCGGCCTGAGAGCCATACTCAATCTTGGCCACACCTTCGGCCACGCTATTGAGACTTTCGCCGGCTATGGCAATTGGTTACACGGAGAAGCCGTTGGCACCGGCATGCTGATGGCAGCGGATCTTTCCGCTCGCGAAGGTTTGATCAGTGCTGCCGAATATCAGCAGATTTACAGCCTGATCAGCCGCGCCGGATTGCCGCCGCTGGCGCCTGCAGCGATGCGCCCGAACGACTTCATAGAGCTGATGGCAGTGGATAAAAAGAATGTAGATGGACAGCTCAGGCTGGTTCTGCTGCAGGCGGTGGGCGAAGCGGTTGTGACCGC
- a CDS encoding pilus assembly protein PilP has translation MTVNHAGKACLGLCLALSLTACSQSSGFSDLDAFMEEIRAKPRGFVEPLPEFNAYEAFSYSASDQRSPFEPPIDVQLTMISEQEQQAMSDVKPDIDRPREVLENFDLKDLDMVGTLRNSAGTLFALLKDSSGGIHRINSGNFIGKNYGRIVGVGETRIELLEIVPDGRGGWVERPRQLSLDEGDSDGAAP, from the coding sequence ATGACGGTAAACCATGCCGGAAAAGCCTGTCTGGGTCTGTGCCTGGCATTGTCGCTGACAGCCTGTTCGCAGAGCAGCGGCTTTTCCGATCTCGACGCGTTTATGGAAGAAATTCGCGCAAAACCCCGGGGGTTTGTCGAACCTCTGCCGGAGTTCAACGCTTACGAGGCCTTTAGCTATTCGGCGTCAGATCAGCGCTCGCCGTTTGAGCCACCCATCGACGTGCAACTGACGATGATCAGCGAGCAGGAACAGCAAGCGATGAGTGACGTAAAGCCGGATATAGACCGGCCGCGTGAAGTGCTGGAGAATTTTGATCTGAAAGACCTGGACATGGTGGGGACCCTGCGCAACAGTGCAGGCACGCTGTTTGCCTTGTTAAAAGACAGCAGTGGTGGCATTCACCGTATAAACAGCGGCAATTTTATCGGTAAAAACTACGGTCGAATTGTGGGTGTAGGCGAGACCCGCATCGAACTGTTGGAAATTGTACCCGACGGCCGTGGCGGGTGGGTAGAACGCCCGCGCCAACTGTCGCTGGACGAAGGTGATAGCGATGGAGCGGCACCATAA
- a CDS encoding malic enzyme-like NAD(P)-binding protein, producing MSQDLKEAALEYHAKPRPGKLSVEISKPTKTARDLALAYSPGVAEPVREIARDPENAYKYTMKGNLVAVISDGSAILGLGNLGPLASKPVMEGKGVLFKRFAGIDVFDIEVNSESPQAFIETVERIADTFGGINLEDIKAPECFEIERALIEKCSIPVFHDDQHGTAIVTAAGMLNALELQGKKIEETTIVCLGAGAAAIACMKLLISCGVRSENICMVDRKGVIHSGRDDLNQYKAMFANDTDKRTLDDAIDGADVFVGLSGPDLLSAEQLKKMAPNPVVFACSNPDPEIDPATANAVRDDLIMATGRSDYPNQVNNVLGFPFIFRGALDVRATVINEEMKIAAVNAIRELAKEPVPQEICEAYGADSFEFGRNYIIPKPMDVRLLEVVPAAVARAAVDTGVARNPYPAHYPLKSMDDII from the coding sequence ATGTCTCAAGATCTGAAAGAAGCAGCCCTTGAATATCACGCCAAGCCGCGGCCTGGCAAGCTGAGTGTAGAAATCAGCAAGCCCACAAAAACAGCCCGCGATCTTGCACTGGCATACAGTCCCGGAGTTGCCGAGCCGGTCCGCGAGATCGCCCGTGACCCCGAAAACGCCTACAAATACACCATGAAAGGCAATCTGGTGGCGGTTATTTCTGACGGCTCCGCGATTTTGGGCCTGGGTAATCTTGGCCCACTGGCCAGTAAGCCAGTAATGGAAGGTAAAGGCGTTCTTTTCAAGCGCTTTGCCGGTATTGATGTATTTGATATTGAAGTCAATTCTGAAAGCCCTCAGGCTTTTATTGAAACCGTTGAACGCATTGCCGATACCTTTGGCGGCATCAATCTCGAAGATATCAAGGCGCCTGAGTGTTTTGAAATCGAGCGGGCGCTGATTGAAAAATGCAGCATACCTGTATTCCACGACGATCAACACGGCACCGCCATTGTAACGGCCGCCGGTATGCTTAACGCGCTGGAACTGCAGGGCAAGAAAATCGAAGAAACCACCATTGTGTGCTTGGGTGCCGGCGCTGCCGCCATTGCCTGCATGAAGCTGCTGATCAGTTGTGGTGTGCGTTCCGAGAATATTTGTATGGTGGACCGCAAGGGTGTGATCCACTCTGGCCGCGACGATCTGAACCAGTACAAGGCGATGTTCGCCAACGATACCGATAAACGTACGCTGGACGATGCCATCGACGGTGCTGATGTGTTTGTGGGTCTTTCCGGCCCGGACTTACTGAGCGCTGAACAGCTCAAGAAAATGGCACCTAACCCGGTTGTATTCGCCTGTTCAAATCCGGATCCGGAAATTGATCCGGCGACCGCTAACGCAGTGCGCGATGACCTGATCATGGCCACAGGCCGCTCAGATTATCCTAACCAAGTGAACAACGTGCTGGGCTTCCCCTTCATTTTCCGTGGTGCTCTGGATGTTCGTGCCACAGTGATTAACGAAGAGATGAAGATTGCTGCAGTAAACGCTATCCGCGAACTGGCGAAAGAGCCGGTGCCTCAAGAAATCTGCGAAGCCTACGGCGCTGACAGCTTCGAGTTCGGCAGGAATTACATTATTCCGAAGCCGATGGACGTGCGTTTGCTGGAAGTGGTTCCGGCGGCGGTCGCCCGTGCAGCAGTTGATACCGGTGTAGCTCGTAACCCATACCCGGCGCATTACCCGCTTAAATCCATGGACGATATTATTTAA
- a CDS encoding PilN domain-containing protein: MARINLRPWREELRAEKQKQFVVLLLSAAIISSGLAFLWKNNVDSRIAYQQSRNAYIQTAASKLDEQIKEIESLKRKRNELLARMKVIQDLQGKRPVIVRVFDELVRTVPDGLYFSDLKKVGDRLDLVGMAESNSRISSLMRQFEDSDWFTNPNLSNVSTADARRAGYSQFNLSVSQQTPGIEGEEKQ, from the coding sequence ATGGCAAGAATCAATCTTCGGCCTTGGCGTGAAGAGCTGCGCGCAGAAAAACAGAAACAGTTTGTGGTGCTGCTGCTGAGCGCTGCCATTATTTCAAGCGGCTTGGCGTTTTTGTGGAAAAACAACGTAGACAGCCGCATTGCCTATCAACAATCCCGCAATGCTTATATTCAAACAGCGGCCAGTAAGCTTGATGAGCAGATCAAGGAAATTGAAAGTCTGAAGCGTAAGCGCAATGAACTGTTAGCACGAATGAAAGTCATTCAGGATTTGCAGGGCAAGCGCCCGGTTATCGTGCGGGTATTCGACGAGCTGGTGCGTACCGTGCCCGATGGCCTGTATTTCAGCGATTTGAAGAAGGTCGGTGACCGCCTGGACTTGGTGGGTATGGCAGAGTCTAACAGCCGGATTTCATCACTGATGCGTCAGTTTGAAGACTCCGACTGGTTTACAAATCCCAATCTGTCCAACGTGTCGACTGCTGATGCCCGCCGTGCAGGTTACAGTCAGTTCAATTTGTCCGTCAGTCAGCAAACCCCTGGTATTGAAGGGGAGGAGAAACAATGA
- a CDS encoding pilus assembly protein PilM, giving the protein MFGSFGKKSSGVLGLDISSSSVKLLELSKQGDRFRVESYAVEPLPANAVVEKNITDVEAVGDAIKRVVSKSRSGVKQVAVAVSGSAVITKVIQMDGGINEFEMEDQIALEADQYIPYPLDEVAIDFEVQGPSEANPDKVDVLIAACRKENVDVRQDALDIAGLTTKVVDVEAYALERAYQLIESQLNSHGDDLVVAIMDVGATMATLSVIAEGKTVYTREQVFGGKQLTEEIQRRYGLSLEEAGLAKKQGGLPDDYEAEVLNPFREAVVQQVARAMQFFFGASQYNSVDYVVLAGGTSAIPGLVDMVEEKTGTPTLVANPFADMAVSSRVNASALSNDAPSLMIACGLAMRSFD; this is encoded by the coding sequence GTGTTTGGATCTTTCGGAAAGAAATCCAGTGGTGTGCTGGGCTTGGACATAAGCTCGAGCTCGGTCAAGCTTTTGGAATTGTCAAAACAGGGCGATCGCTTTCGGGTTGAAAGCTATGCCGTCGAACCTTTACCTGCGAATGCTGTGGTGGAAAAAAACATCACGGATGTCGAAGCCGTAGGTGATGCGATCAAGCGCGTGGTGTCCAAATCCCGCTCTGGCGTCAAGCAAGTAGCCGTTGCCGTATCCGGTTCCGCGGTGATCACCAAGGTGATCCAGATGGATGGCGGTATCAATGAATTCGAAATGGAAGACCAGATCGCCCTGGAGGCAGATCAATACATTCCTTATCCGCTGGATGAAGTCGCGATTGATTTCGAGGTACAAGGTCCCTCTGAAGCCAATCCGGATAAGGTTGATGTACTGATTGCCGCCTGCCGCAAAGAGAATGTTGATGTGCGCCAAGACGCACTGGACATTGCCGGACTGACTACCAAAGTGGTTGACGTAGAGGCTTATGCCCTCGAGCGTGCCTATCAACTGATTGAATCGCAATTGAACTCCCACGGCGACGATCTGGTCGTGGCGATCATGGATGTGGGCGCCACCATGGCTACGTTGAGCGTGATTGCCGAAGGCAAAACTGTGTATACCCGCGAACAGGTGTTCGGTGGCAAGCAATTAACTGAAGAAATCCAGCGCCGCTATGGTTTGTCGCTGGAGGAAGCAGGCCTGGCCAAAAAGCAAGGTGGCTTGCCCGATGATTATGAAGCCGAAGTGCTGAACCCGTTCCGCGAGGCTGTGGTGCAGCAGGTCGCTCGGGCGATGCAGTTCTTTTTCGGCGCCAGCCAGTACAACTCGGTGGATTATGTGGTTTTGGCCGGCGGGACCTCGGCAATACCCGGGCTTGTTGACATGGTAGAGGAAAAAACGGGTACGCCCACGCTGGTAGCCAATCCGTTTGCGGACATGGCTGTTAGCTCGCGGGTCAATGCGTCGGCGTTGAGTAACGATGCTCCTTCGTTGATGATCGCGTGTGGTCTGGCAATGAGGAGCTTCGACTAA
- a CDS encoding penicillin-binding protein 1A translates to MSYLMRTSRLFIWFFLTGLSVTLVLGSGFYLYLRPGLPAAEQLFDIKLQTPLRIFSQDGKLIAEFGEKRRTPVTIEQVPERQLQAFLAAEDSRFYEHFGVDIKGLARAALELASTGHIQSGGSTITMQVAKNYFLSRDRTFIRKFNEILLALQIERELDKNTILELYLNKIYLGNRAYGIAAASQVYYNKPVSDLTLAQMAMLAGLPKAPSAFNPLANPSRALARRNWILGRMKELEMISQDDYEQAVNAELTATYNATETEVDADYVAEMARAEMVRRFGDNAYTDGYSVTLTVDSVKQQTATEALRHGLEAYDRRHGFRGAVGTIDIESLDANELATALRSYPRTGLLIPAVVLKTDDKNGTATLHARVLGPVTMTLDTMTWAQRYRTENLTGPTPKKPSDVLSPGDVVYVKALNNAAPQAADDGRAQPLTDVVQNVALYQVPRVEGALIALTAETGAIEALGGGYSFGQSKYNRAIQAKRQPGSTFKPFLYLNALESGFTPATLINDSPIVLEEKGQEIAWRPQNSSGQFYGPTRLREALYRSRNLVSIRLLRDLGIQPMLDYLKQLKVPTADMPSNLSLALGSGLLSPMELARGMAVIANGGYDVEPFLIRRIEDAQGTAVFNAPDVILCDSDCGNAVEIEKTGLQDTDNNGDTNDDFIVTELSDEPLESVVQAQARRMPRLADERSVYMLHSMMRDVIKLGTGRRANALNRDDLAGKTGTTNEQIDTWFAGFNYQQAVIAWVGFDQPAPLGRNEFGASTALPIWIDYMKVALDQTPSAQMPRPNGIVNVRINADTGKRARPGEEGVFELFREEDEPEVISAEDRGGLGTGDTDDISRQLF, encoded by the coding sequence ATGTCCTATTTGATGCGTACATCTCGTCTTTTCATCTGGTTTTTTCTAACCGGACTGAGTGTCACCCTTGTCCTTGGTTCCGGCTTCTATTTGTATCTTCGGCCTGGCCTTCCCGCCGCGGAGCAGTTATTCGATATAAAACTGCAAACACCGCTGCGGATATTCAGTCAGGACGGCAAATTAATAGCAGAATTTGGTGAAAAGAGAAGGACACCCGTCACAATCGAGCAAGTTCCCGAGCGCCAACTGCAAGCATTTCTCGCTGCAGAAGACTCCCGTTTCTATGAACACTTCGGCGTTGACATAAAAGGTTTGGCGCGGGCCGCACTGGAACTGGCTTCTACCGGCCACATACAGTCCGGAGGCAGCACCATCACTATGCAAGTGGCAAAAAACTACTTTTTGTCGCGGGATCGCACGTTCATTCGTAAATTCAACGAGATTTTGCTGGCCCTGCAAATTGAACGTGAGCTGGACAAAAACACGATACTTGAGCTTTACCTCAACAAAATCTATTTGGGCAACCGCGCCTACGGTATTGCTGCCGCCAGCCAGGTTTACTACAACAAACCCGTGAGCGACTTAACGCTGGCCCAGATGGCCATGCTCGCCGGCCTGCCAAAGGCACCTTCAGCTTTTAATCCCCTAGCGAATCCAAGCCGCGCTCTGGCACGGCGAAACTGGATATTGGGGCGCATGAAAGAGCTTGAGATGATCTCTCAGGACGACTACGAACAAGCCGTTAATGCCGAATTGACAGCCACCTATAACGCCACCGAAACCGAAGTGGACGCCGATTACGTCGCTGAAATGGCCCGCGCTGAAATGGTTCGGCGCTTTGGCGATAACGCCTACACCGATGGCTACTCGGTGACCCTGACCGTTGACAGCGTAAAACAGCAAACCGCCACTGAGGCCTTGCGCCATGGGCTGGAAGCCTATGATCGCCGTCACGGGTTTCGCGGCGCAGTAGGAACTATTGACATCGAATCGTTAGACGCCAACGAGCTCGCCACGGCCTTACGCTCATACCCGAGAACCGGGCTGCTGATTCCTGCTGTGGTGCTGAAAACCGACGACAAGAACGGCACGGCTACACTGCACGCCCGTGTCCTTGGCCCCGTGACCATGACGTTAGACACCATGACGTGGGCTCAGCGTTACCGCACCGAAAACCTGACTGGCCCGACGCCAAAAAAACCGTCAGACGTACTCAGTCCTGGCGATGTGGTTTATGTGAAAGCGCTGAATAACGCGGCTCCCCAAGCCGCCGACGACGGCAGAGCACAACCCCTTACTGACGTCGTGCAAAATGTAGCGCTTTATCAAGTGCCGCGAGTCGAAGGCGCGCTGATAGCCTTAACCGCAGAAACCGGTGCCATTGAAGCTCTGGGCGGCGGCTACAGCTTTGGGCAAAGCAAATACAACCGAGCCATCCAGGCCAAGCGCCAACCCGGCTCCACGTTTAAACCGTTTCTTTACCTGAACGCTCTGGAATCTGGATTTACCCCAGCGACGCTAATTAACGACTCGCCCATCGTACTCGAAGAGAAAGGCCAAGAAATCGCCTGGCGCCCGCAAAATTCATCCGGCCAGTTCTACGGCCCCACACGCCTACGCGAGGCCCTCTATCGTTCACGCAACCTGGTGTCTATCCGTTTGCTGCGCGACCTTGGCATTCAGCCAATGCTGGATTACCTCAAACAGCTAAAAGTACCTACTGCAGACATGCCTTCTAATTTATCGCTGGCACTGGGCAGTGGCTTGCTGTCGCCGATGGAACTGGCACGGGGCATGGCCGTTATTGCCAACGGTGGCTATGACGTAGAACCCTTTCTGATCCGCCGAATTGAAGATGCGCAAGGCACGGCTGTCTTCAACGCACCTGACGTAATTCTTTGCGACAGCGACTGCGGCAACGCCGTTGAAATTGAAAAAACTGGTTTGCAGGACACGGATAACAACGGTGACACAAACGACGATTTCATTGTGACCGAACTGAGCGATGAACCCTTGGAAAGCGTCGTACAGGCGCAAGCCCGACGGATGCCAAGACTGGCCGACGAACGCTCGGTGTACATGTTGCACTCCATGATGCGCGACGTAATCAAACTGGGCACTGGCCGCCGCGCCAACGCCCTGAACAGGGACGATCTTGCCGGCAAAACCGGCACCACCAATGAACAGATAGACACTTGGTTTGCTGGCTTCAACTATCAGCAGGCGGTGATTGCCTGGGTCGGATTTGACCAGCCAGCGCCCTTGGGCCGAAACGAATTCGGCGCCAGTACCGCCTTGCCGATTTGGATCGACTACATGAAAGTCGCTCTGGACCAAACACCCTCTGCGCAAATGCCGCGCCCAAATGGCATTGTGAATGTGCGTATTAATGCAGATACCGGCAAGCGCGCCCGCCCCGGCGAAGAAGGCGTATTCGAACTGTTCCGTGAAGAAGACGAACCCGAGGTCATCAGTGCGGAAGATCGCGGCGGCCTGGGAACTGGCGACACCGACGACATTTCCCGGCAGCTGTTCTAG